A genomic stretch from Caballeronia sp. LZ062 includes:
- a CDS encoding protein kinase domain-containing protein, producing the protein MTSFQESLRAYEGEGGSRDAFFARVDGALAAERSPPARLMQILDEAHAARPLPPDIYAAIRRRIEHTARTRFDGDAGTAFTPGSDETRMRAAPDFPPPLPPRVTNTPSAGSDPSGATSGQATQVLVDTDQVKGVGDTLNNRFVLEECLGIGGMGTVYKALDLRKLEASDRRPYVAIKVLNLQFRGNPKSLIALQREARKAQQLAHRNIVTVYDFDRDNSIVYLTMEYLSGQPLSKILRTPNYKGMPFAQVFPLFKGMATALAYAHERGFVHCDFKPANVFITDTSEVKVIDFGIARVIQRPEEESEATVFDPGSLGALTPAYASPEMLEHREPDPRDDIYALACITYELLTGKHPFDRVPATQAKSAGMKPQRPEHLGNKQWRALKAALAFEREARTPTVMQFLDEISEELPPAPKQAKAARAGFPKVAFGALAFVLVAGAAVYFAAHKKPSAVAVAPATPAPIAAPMPTPEKPAITPAAPAPAAPALTMAAVRPVLASVPCSALVASVHDRTVDVQGFVPEPYGLARLKDALGRVPGVTTTNSGVQPVADDKCDLLKVLGPYWTTNRQSGRPASVHTRSNQTRLTEGDPLIVELMTPGFDSYVNVDYFMLDGSVVHLLPNAHARDNQAPPGYRATLGTMGDWTVGRPFGSEMIVLTVTPAPLFDAVRPDSEAKSEYLRALDKRLAALAARYGREHVAVDIVQITTQPKH; encoded by the coding sequence ATGACTAGCTTTCAGGAATCGCTTCGTGCATACGAGGGCGAAGGCGGGTCGCGCGACGCGTTCTTTGCAAGGGTGGACGGCGCATTGGCCGCCGAGCGCAGCCCGCCCGCGCGGCTCATGCAGATCCTCGACGAGGCTCATGCGGCCAGGCCGTTGCCACCGGATATCTATGCTGCCATCCGCCGGCGCATCGAGCATACGGCGCGTACTCGTTTCGACGGCGATGCCGGAACCGCCTTCACACCCGGCAGCGACGAAACGCGCATGAGGGCCGCACCCGACTTTCCGCCGCCATTGCCGCCTCGCGTGACCAATACCCCGAGCGCTGGCAGCGACCCGAGCGGCGCGACGTCGGGCCAGGCGACGCAAGTGCTTGTGGATACGGATCAGGTGAAGGGCGTCGGCGACACGCTGAACAATCGCTTCGTGCTCGAAGAATGTCTCGGTATCGGCGGAATGGGGACCGTCTACAAGGCGCTCGATCTCCGCAAGCTGGAGGCGTCGGACAGGCGTCCGTATGTCGCCATCAAGGTGCTGAACCTGCAGTTTCGCGGCAACCCGAAGTCGCTGATCGCGCTGCAACGCGAGGCGCGCAAGGCGCAGCAGCTTGCGCACCGCAATATCGTCACCGTGTACGACTTCGACCGTGACAATTCTATTGTCTATCTGACGATGGAATATCTGTCTGGCCAGCCGCTCTCGAAGATACTTCGGACGCCGAACTACAAAGGCATGCCGTTCGCGCAGGTCTTCCCGCTGTTCAAGGGAATGGCGACCGCGCTCGCCTACGCGCATGAACGCGGTTTCGTGCATTGCGACTTCAAGCCCGCGAACGTGTTTATCACGGACACGTCCGAGGTGAAAGTCATCGACTTCGGTATCGCTCGCGTGATTCAGCGCCCGGAGGAAGAAAGCGAAGCCACCGTATTCGATCCCGGCAGTCTCGGCGCGTTGACGCCCGCTTACGCGAGCCCGGAGATGCTGGAACATCGCGAGCCCGACCCGCGCGACGACATTTACGCGCTTGCATGCATTACGTATGAGTTATTGACGGGCAAGCATCCGTTCGACCGCGTTCCCGCTACGCAAGCCAAAAGCGCGGGCATGAAACCGCAGCGTCCCGAGCATCTCGGCAACAAGCAGTGGAGAGCACTCAAAGCGGCGCTTGCTTTCGAGCGGGAAGCGCGCACCCCGACGGTCATGCAGTTTCTCGATGAGATCAGCGAAGAACTGCCTCCCGCGCCGAAGCAGGCGAAGGCGGCACGCGCGGGCTTCCCGAAGGTCGCGTTCGGCGCGCTGGCGTTCGTGCTGGTTGCGGGTGCGGCGGTCTACTTCGCCGCGCATAAAAAGCCGTCCGCCGTTGCAGTCGCCCCGGCAACCCCGGCACCCATAGCGGCACCGATGCCCACGCCCGAGAAGCCCGCCATCACGCCCGCCGCCCCCGCGCCTGCGGCGCCTGCACTCACGATGGCCGCGGTGAGACCGGTGCTCGCGAGCGTGCCGTGTTCGGCGCTCGTTGCATCGGTCCATGACCGGACCGTGGATGTGCAAGGCTTCGTGCCCGAGCCATACGGACTCGCGCGGCTCAAGGACGCGCTCGGTCGTGTGCCCGGCGTGACGACGACGAACTCCGGCGTGCAACCCGTCGCCGACGACAAATGCGATCTCCTCAAGGTGCTCGGTCCGTATTGGACGACGAACCGGCAGTCGGGCCGCCCCGCATCCGTCCATACGCGGTCGAACCAGACGCGGCTCACGGAAGGCGATCCGCTGATCGTCGAACTGATGACGCCCGGCTTCGATTCGTATGTGAACGTGGACTACTTCATGCTCGACGGCAGCGTGGTGCATCTGCTGCCGAACGCCCATGCTCGCGATAATCAGGCGCCACCCGGTTATCGCGCGACGCTCGGCACCATGGGCGACTGGACCGTGGGCAGGCCGTTCGGCTCGGAGATGATCGTGCTGACGGTCACGCCCGCGCCGCTTTTCGACGCGGTGCGCCCCGACAGCGAAGCGAAGTCCGAATATTTGCGCGCGCTCGACAAACGGCTCGCCGCGCTCGCCGCCCGTTAC